The following proteins are co-located in the Corynebacterium kalinowskii genome:
- a CDS encoding Crp/Fnr family transcriptional regulator — protein MARNPVRHNCAQPHQCSLDVRMQVMARSPLTKKLNPQQHRELDQHLTSCAWAAGDPILLAGEQAQGSYMVASGRARITRDTIDGREITVDIAAPGDIIGPLHTYSSPATDSAWAIETTCALYLPAEALAEVVDAYPQLALAIMRMQQDQLVRSRERETAQTTSTVEQRVAAALQYLDAKLGQIRQDGSSLLQVRLRRDDVAGMAGTTVESASRAMARMKKTGVIDSGREWIAITNHQALGDLVAGL, from the coding sequence ATGGCCCGCAATCCCGTCCGTCACAACTGTGCCCAACCCCACCAGTGCTCCCTGGACGTGCGCATGCAGGTCATGGCCCGTTCCCCGCTGACCAAGAAGCTGAACCCACAACAGCACAGGGAACTCGATCAGCATCTGACCTCCTGCGCCTGGGCCGCGGGTGATCCCATCCTCCTAGCCGGCGAGCAGGCTCAGGGCAGCTATATGGTCGCCTCCGGTCGGGCCCGGATCACCCGGGACACCATCGATGGCCGCGAAATCACCGTCGACATCGCCGCCCCCGGGGATATCATCGGCCCACTGCACACCTATAGCTCCCCAGCCACCGACTCCGCCTGGGCGATTGAGACCACCTGCGCGCTCTACCTGCCCGCCGAGGCCCTGGCCGAGGTCGTGGACGCCTACCCGCAACTGGCGTTGGCGATCATGCGGATGCAGCAGGACCAATTGGTCCGGTCCCGGGAACGCGAGACCGCACAGACCACCTCGACTGTCGAGCAGCGCGTGGCCGCCGCCCTCCAATACCTGGACGCCAAGCTCGGGCAAATCCGACAAGACGGATCCAGCCTGCTGCAGGTCCGCCTGCGCCGCGACGACGTGGCCGGCATGGCCGGCACCACCGTCGAGTCCGCCTCCCGGGCAATGGCGCGGATGAAGAAAACCGGTGTCATCGACTCCGGCCGCGAATGGATCGCCATTACCAACCACCAGGCCCTGGGCGACCTGGTCGCCGGCCTCTAA
- a CDS encoding alpha-amylase family glycosyl hydrolase produces MTSTTERWNGMGAIVGDGGVAFRVWAPHADTVVVTGDFNKWSESANPLESEGNGYWYALVPEAKTGDEYKYIITNGEQVLSKRDPYSYLVTNSVGNSVIYDHSAFDWEGVQAHCPPFNEMVIYEMHVGTFNSVDGGVGDLEGAMERLHHVLELGANTVQLMPVAEFAGDQSWGYNPADPFAVESAYGGPDALKQFVKKAHEMGIAVIQDVVYNHFGPSDLDLWQFDGWSENGKGGIYFYQDWKSETPWGDTRPDYGREEVRRFIRDNALMWLKDYRMDGLRLDMTPYMRSKDGSSMDIPEGWSMMRWIADTVREEFPGRILIAEDLHGNPLVTSTAPDGAGFHSQWDSHFVHPVREVITEIDDEWRSIPAIVEAVTTDYGDAFARVVYTESHDEVANGKARVPQEVNPNDPSGWVAQKLSTLGAALALTSPGIPMLFQGQEFLEGAWFRDSVPLDWSRDENYAGIANLYRDLINLRLNRSQSTRGLTGQNTAILKADDEANFLVFHRWAEGGVGDDVVVVVNLDSEVREKVDIGLPAGTEKWTLRFNSDAKHYSSLFGGFASYDMESYEGGLDGQPRHGNLSIAPYTVLIYSRG; encoded by the coding sequence ATGACAAGTACTACTGAGCGCTGGAATGGAATGGGCGCGATCGTTGGAGACGGTGGCGTCGCATTTCGAGTCTGGGCTCCGCACGCGGACACCGTGGTCGTGACGGGTGACTTCAACAAGTGGAGCGAATCCGCGAATCCGCTCGAGTCGGAGGGCAACGGCTACTGGTACGCGCTGGTGCCGGAAGCGAAGACGGGCGACGAGTACAAGTACATCATCACCAATGGCGAGCAGGTGCTCTCCAAGCGCGATCCATACAGCTACCTGGTCACCAACTCCGTCGGTAACTCGGTAATCTACGACCACAGCGCGTTCGACTGGGAGGGCGTGCAGGCGCACTGCCCGCCTTTCAATGAGATGGTCATCTACGAAATGCACGTGGGCACGTTCAACTCCGTCGATGGCGGGGTCGGCGATCTGGAAGGGGCGATGGAGCGCCTCCATCATGTGCTCGAACTTGGAGCGAACACCGTCCAGCTGATGCCAGTAGCCGAGTTCGCTGGCGACCAGAGCTGGGGCTACAACCCAGCCGATCCGTTCGCTGTGGAGTCCGCCTACGGTGGCCCAGATGCTCTCAAGCAGTTCGTGAAGAAGGCCCATGAGATGGGCATCGCGGTCATCCAGGACGTCGTGTACAACCACTTCGGCCCCTCTGACCTCGACCTCTGGCAATTCGACGGGTGGAGCGAGAACGGCAAGGGTGGCATCTACTTCTACCAGGACTGGAAGTCGGAGACCCCGTGGGGCGATACCCGCCCTGATTATGGTCGAGAAGAAGTCCGTCGCTTCATCCGCGATAACGCCCTGATGTGGCTAAAGGACTACCGCATGGACGGCCTGCGCTTGGACATGACGCCATACATGCGGTCCAAGGACGGATCCTCAATGGACATCCCAGAGGGCTGGTCGATGATGCGTTGGATCGCCGACACCGTCCGCGAGGAGTTCCCGGGCCGGATCCTGATCGCTGAAGATTTGCATGGCAACCCACTGGTAACTTCCACTGCCCCCGACGGAGCCGGCTTCCACTCGCAGTGGGACAGCCACTTCGTCCACCCGGTCCGTGAGGTCATTACTGAAATCGATGACGAATGGCGATCCATCCCTGCCATTGTCGAGGCAGTCACCACCGACTACGGCGATGCTTTTGCACGCGTCGTCTACACCGAGAGCCACGACGAGGTAGCCAACGGCAAGGCTCGCGTCCCGCAAGAGGTCAACCCAAACGATCCGTCCGGTTGGGTTGCTCAGAAGTTGTCGACCCTGGGCGCCGCCCTCGCTCTGACCTCCCCCGGCATTCCGATGCTGTTCCAGGGCCAGGAGTTCCTCGAAGGCGCCTGGTTCCGTGACAGCGTGCCGCTCGACTGGTCACGCGACGAGAACTACGCCGGCATCGCCAACCTCTACCGTGACCTGATTAACCTACGCCTGAATCGCAGTCAGTCGACCCGGGGCTTGACCGGGCAGAACACTGCCATCCTCAAGGCCGACGATGAAGCTAACTTCCTGGTCTTCCACCGCTGGGCAGAGGGCGGTGTAGGTGATGACGTGGTCGTCGTAGTTAACCTGGACAGCGAGGTTCGCGAGAAGGTCGATATCGGCCTGCCCGCCGGCACTGAGAAGTGGACGCTGCGTTTCAACAGCGACGCGAAGCACTACAGTTCGCTGTTTGGCGGCTTCGCATCCTACGATATGGAATCCTACGAGGGAGGCCTCGACGGCCAGCCTCGCCACGGCAACCTGTCGATTGCGCCTTACACGGTTCTGATTTACTCGCGGGGCTAA
- a CDS encoding cation diffusion facilitator family transporter, translated as MSDHHHHHHGSSNRTRLGIALAITGTILVAEIVGAWWTGSLALIADAGHMAVDTAGLGMALTAAALIQRPATKTYTWGLRRAEVISSALQALLLGGVGLYTIIEAVRRLLSPVEVNSQGLLIIGIVGLLGNIASFAILSGGEDNLNMKAATLEVLNDALGSVAVIVSAIVLATTGFARADAIASLLIALLILPRALHILRESGTILLESTPPGLDLDAVREHILGVEHVLDVHDLHASRIATGLPILSAHVVLEDRCFNDGHIPDILDKLQACVATHFDVSVKHATFQFEPVRDCEQDSSACR; from the coding sequence ATGTCGGACCATCATCACCACCATCACGGGTCCTCAAATCGCACCCGACTCGGTATCGCACTGGCCATCACTGGCACCATTTTGGTTGCCGAAATCGTGGGCGCATGGTGGACGGGTAGTCTCGCACTCATCGCGGATGCCGGGCACATGGCCGTCGATACGGCGGGCCTCGGCATGGCGCTCACCGCCGCCGCCCTGATCCAGCGACCGGCCACCAAGACTTACACGTGGGGGCTCCGGCGAGCCGAAGTCATCTCCTCCGCACTCCAAGCCCTCTTGCTCGGTGGCGTGGGCCTTTACACCATTATCGAGGCGGTGCGTCGGCTCCTATCACCCGTCGAGGTCAACTCTCAGGGGCTGCTCATCATCGGTATCGTCGGACTGCTCGGCAACATCGCGTCCTTCGCGATCCTCAGTGGCGGGGAGGACAACCTCAACATGAAGGCGGCCACGCTCGAGGTGCTTAACGACGCCCTCGGCTCCGTCGCCGTGATCGTCAGCGCCATCGTGCTCGCCACGACTGGCTTTGCGCGTGCCGACGCGATCGCCTCTCTCCTGATTGCCCTACTCATCCTCCCGCGCGCGCTTCACATCCTGCGCGAGTCCGGCACCATTTTGCTCGAATCCACCCCACCGGGACTCGACCTCGATGCCGTCCGCGAGCACATCCTGGGCGTTGAACACGTACTTGATGTCCACGACCTGCACGCCTCTAGGATTGCCACCGGGCTGCCCATTCTCAGCGCGCACGTGGTCCTTGAAGACCGCTGCTTTAACGACGGCCACATCCCCGACATCCTGGACAAACTGCAAGCCTGCGTGGCCACGCACTTCGACGTGTCCGTGAAGCACGCAACCTTCCAGTTCGAGCCAGTGCGGGACTGCGAGCAAGACAGTAGCGCCTGCCGCTAG